cgttttgctGAAGAGATAACAAGGTACATTTCAGAACCATTTTTGTTTGCATTTCTGATCTTTAATGTCCCCTCTTTCCTTGTTTTCTAGTTCaaattcataaaattttagTGCTCTGTTTTCTCTAATTCCCTTCTTTCTGGTTTGCTTGAGACATTTTTAATGTTTTCCTTCCTCACTGAATTTTAATGTGAGTGTGTCCGATCAGTTAGTGAACTGTAATGGTTGGTTGGTTGCTTACTTGATTTTGAGCGGGTGGCTTTTCGTTGCTTTTAATGAGACGGAGTTAAGTTCTAGAGAGTACGGAAATAGAAATTTTCAGGTAATTTTATGGATTGCTCGGCTTGGTTACGCTTCCCTCTCTTCCCAAcctttttttaaactttttgttgcatggttaattttttttttattatggttACGAAGTTATTTTTTGGCCACTCTTTGGAGTTTCTGATGGTTTGTTTGCGGAATGGGGGAATTCTTATGGATTCTGTAAGACTGCGAAATTGTGGGACTTGATCAAGTAAAGCTTAATTATCCTGTTCGAAAGTCAGATGAGGTGCAGTTTGTGCGTTGAGATCTCACAACTTTTAGTTTTGTAAATTAAAGTTCtctgggtttagggttttataagTCTTTTGATGGCCGCTGGAGCAATATTGTCTGTACCTCTTTTGAAGACTCTAGAAAAGAAGACGGAACTTCATTCTCTGCTTTAATTatctttatataaaaaaatttatatcttaTTCAATACTTCTGGTGCAAGCAGAAACATTGTTCTCTTGCTATATTTGGACAATCTAGACTATAGAGTATCTACTCGTTAAGAGTTAGCTGTGGATTGTCAACATCTCGTATAAGTTAACAATCTGTCTGGaactccttcctcttctctccctGGGATCAATTTTGTGCTCCTGGACTTCCAACCCACCAAcccagaaaacaaaaacaattccATTTGAAAATTAATTACTTCGACTGTTTCCAATTATTTCTTGGAGAAACTGGTGTTGAAAACTTGAAAACTTATTAGGAATCTCGAGACGTGAAATTCCCAAGTTCTTGAGCTACTAAATTATGCACTTCGAAGGAAGAATGAATGCTGGATGTGCAAAGATTCCATTTAAAAGCTGTCTTAAACAAAGTTCAAAGGATTCGAACCACATTATTAGTCCTTCCTTTACTCTAGAATAAGGGCTATATGAAGAATTTCTGTATTGGATAGGCTTCATTGTTGATTGTAAATGGGGAGGATTTCAGATCCATCACCCTGTCCGTTGTCTCCCCTGGGGCTGAAGGGTAGTCAAATTACTTGAAGACTTGAAAAGCTGTTGCATTCAGCTTAAGCACAGCCAATGGAAGGTTTTAGGGATGAAAAGTTTTGAAAGTCAGTAccctattcttctctttttattagGGGGGCAGATACAAATGCAATGAAAGCACCTTCTTATTGATGGTTGCTCTGAAGGCCATCTTTACTTACTACCCcagttttctctttttttgttttagcaGTCTAGATTCTATAAATTAATTTCCACCTCCATGAAAAGTCCATTTGACTTGGTTGATTGGACATTTAAAAAATACAGTACTACAGTTAAGGGATAGTAGAGATCATCATAGAAATTCAATAAACTGGTTACgaaaagaggaaaagggaaaatggaaaacatTTGACCACCAAACTTGGTTGAATTTGAGCTCTAATTTCTAAATCAAAAGGCTGTACCTCTCTAACTTGTGACTTGGGTGCAAGCGAGCAGCTGGGGAACCAAATTCACTAGGGACTTTTGCAAGATTGTTTTGTTGGTAATATCTCCAACAGGCCAGCCCAACTTTTCCTTCACCAAGGAACTAGTAAATGGTGTATGGAGAGAATCTGCATTAAGGGATTTGATATTTGTAGAGTTTAGCTATATGTACTATACTCTTATTCATTGCTCATAAATAAATTTTCTGTTATTGGTaattaggggaaaaaaaaacctgtacCTTTGATGTTTTGGACTTTGCAAACGATTTTCTGTATCCTGATCATTGATTGAGAATTTCTTCTTACCTGGATATTTCTCCTTGCTTTGAAACTTGTTGTTTAGTTTCTCTTTTTTGGGTCGCCCTCAAAGAATTTGATTATTTACTAAAGGTTTTAGAGGCTGCATGCTGAGTTCTTGTAACTAAGTCTTGGACGTCCTTTTTCCTTAACAATACTTATGGATATTAACATGCTACAATAATGCCACTTTTTTTACGTCGGTGCTTTCATGGGTGGTTAAATTTTTTGTCTGGAGATTCTTCTTTCTTATGTTCTGCCTTTGgcatttttatgtttatttgtgGGATCTTCTGACAGAAACTCTTATTACAGGTTTTACTGTccaattattatatttatttggtGGAGGCTGATTAAATTAGCTCCTCATGTTCCAAAAGGAAGTCCTTTCTTTTAATGCTTCATGATGATATGCTTTGGTAGGTCTGTTATTATGAGACCAGATGAAGGATTTTAAATCTTGGGCCTACTGGAAGCGGTTCAGTGATTGTTGTCCACTTGCAAGATGGTTTGATGGGTCAAACAGAGACTGATGGATTGGAGATCTACAATAGTTCAGAACATCAAAGAAGTTGAATAATCCTTTGCAAATCATGTGCTGATGTACCACTAGAGCATAATTATTTCTCGCCTTCtgttttcttcttaattttctcCCTATGCATCTATGCATTTATGATCCTGCTTTGGAAAATGATATTCTGGAGACTGGAAGACATGCATGTGCCCCAAGATACTATATGATGCACTTTTAGTACTAGATTAGTTTGTTGGGAACTTTGAATTCAGATTGATTTTGGAGGTGTAAGTGGGAACAGAAAAAATGAAGAAGTGGTCTGGAGGTGTTCTAATTGCATCCTTGTTTGGGTTGCTCATTCTGAGGTATGGTGTGATGAAAAATCCCCTTGGGGAAAGTTTACTTTCCAATCCGTTCTCTACCAATAAATCTAATCCACTTGAATGGGTGCGTGGGGTCCCACCTGCCGTTCAAAATCCAGAGAATGCCTCCCAAGTAGTTTCTGCTGCTAGATTGGCTGCCGGTCTCTTTCCTTGGAGAAACTTTTCCAGTGAAGAGCAAAGATGTTTGCAGACATGGAACCATTTGAATCACTTAATCAATTATACTGAAGGTTTACCTAATGCAATGGGTGCTGTCAAAGAAGCTGCAATGGCATGGGATAGCCTTATGGCTTCCTCTGAAGAGGAAGGACTTGGTTCCATGAATGAAAGTTCACATCCAAAGACAAAAGAGAAACAGTGCCCTTATTTTTTGAACATAATGAATGCCACAGAACCTGGTGATAGTGGTTATAAATTACAGATTCCTTGTGGCCTGATTCAGGGTTCTTCCATTACGATTATTGGCACTCCCAATGGCCTTCTTGGAAATTTCCAGATCGACTTAACTGGGGCACCACTTCCGGGGGAGCCAGAGCCTCCCAGAGTATTGCATTACAATGTTCGCCTTCATGGTGATAAAATAACTGAGGATCCTGTGATAGTTCAGAATACATGGACTGTAGCTCATGACTGGGGTGAAGAAGAGCGGTGTCCTTCTCCTGTTCCCAACAATAATAAGAAAGGTATATGCTCCTCTACGTtcgtttttcatttttcattttctatttctcacttttcttgtctcatttcttcatttttattcttcatttctcTTTGTGAGGTCCTCAGTTTTCCATACTTTGtcttgaaaggatccatgtagccgaccccatttagttgggataaggctgagttgttgttgttgtatatgcTCCTCTGCATGTGCTTCGGTTTTGGAGTTTTGTAACGCATTGTTATGGTCTACTATTTATGATTTGCTTTACCACGTAAGTTTGTTGCTTAATACTTCATCTTCATTCTAGCCCATAATAAGGATTGAGTATTATTTTTCCCCTTTCAGCCCAACAACCTTATCTGGTTTTTCCCTTATTAGTGGATCCAAGAGTCAAAGACTACCTGATGGCCTCCATTTGGATTGCTCTGAAATTGCTGAGTTGGTCCAAAACTCATGATACATTGATACCTGGTTACTTGTGCTTGTTTCATTTGCTACTGATACCAACCCTAGTTGTAGATACAGTGTGTCATGGTTTCAATGATCAGCGTAGAATTGTTCAGATAGTTCGCTCCAGAACAATCCGATCTGGGATGGTAGTGGATTGCCGATCTAAATCATCTTAATAATTTTTTGACTGGATGATCTGGATCTCGCCATCTAGATTGGTATTGCCCAGGAGTGATTTGAACTATGATACCAGTCTTTCAAACCTTGGTGTGTTTACTGgcaattctctctttttttattggaatAGAGCATTCACACTTATTTTTCAATTCCTGTTGATTTCTTATTAACTTTATCAACATAATGCTTATAACTATTTTCTTCAAATAGGAATAGGTTCAAGTGCTGAGAAAATCCATGAATGCTTATTAGTTAAAAGAAGATATGACAGTATAGAGTAGGGTGGTGGAACATGATTCATGCAGCTGAACCTATTTAGCGGGGATAAGGTTTAGTTCTGTTGAACTGAGTCTTTTGCTAAGAGATATCTGTAACAAATACTCAAATATTAAAATTTCCATGAATGTCAGTATTTGGGCTGTATACGTGTCAAATGCGGAGAAGATATAGGTCTATCCATATTCCATATTCAAGTCTGTTTGAATATTCAAACTTGTTTTGcttaattgaactaaaatttcACCTATGACGGTAGTAATACCCATATATTcctttggatgtcaagaaataGGACATCAAGCCCTAGTGCCCTGCTACAATatccattttctattttatttatattttaaaataaacTATTTTGTTATAATCTGTTTTCTTCAGTCTATCTTTTGTAAGAGGAGGAAATTTTTTCAATGCAATATATGCTGTTGTTTGTGCTCTAAAAGTTGGGAATTCAAATTTTGCTCTgatatttttgaattttaaattgatATAAGAAGCATCTGGCTTTAATTTCTGTTGTGCAGCCCATGTTCATGACCAGAAAATTTTTTGAACTTGCATCTACAGTAGTCAGTTACAGATTCATAATCTTgatcctttttttccccttttgtgTGAGTGTTATATTTGGGTTGTGTTAAAACCATCCTGCTTTTGGTTGTGCTTTACAATATTTACCTCTTGTAACAGTAGTCAGTTACAGATTCATAATCTTgatcctttttttccccttttgtgTGAGTGTTATATTTGGGTTGTGTTAAAACCATCCTGCTTTTGGTTGTGCTTTACAATATTTACCTCTTGTACTGGTGGTGTTATTATTTTTGCAATGCTACAGTAACGTGTAATACTACATATCTCtcgttatatatatatatatatatatatatacattcatGTAGGAAACTATTTTCTATGTGCCCTGATTCATCTAATGTGTTAAACGATGTGGAAGTCTTTCTGTGGTGTTTGCCAGTCTTTCTTATAGCCTTTTTTGGTACTCGTATTGTATTGTTGGTCTTTTAGTAATAAAGCTCCTGGCACACACACAGTTGTTTCACAGTGAAGTATGTTTTCAGGTTATCCGTTCCaaaaggagagggggggggggagtaaaaAGTACTCATATAGTAACAAATGTTGATTTGGTGCTGTCAATTTTTGACTGTCCTATATTCTTTCTTGGATCctattaatctctctctctctcgctctctctctctctctctctcatataatGAGTGCAAAATTTCAACGTTTACTCGTTAGGGCAGGTAGGAGAACTGCCTATTCTCCTAAGCATAGTGGAGTGTGCTGCAGATCTGCGATGTTGCAGGCAGCTTCCTGGCATGCAAGTCTGGTGCTCACTTAGGCTCCACATTTGCCTTGCTTTGGCACAGTTGGAAGCTGCCACATGGAAGAATATAGGCTGAAAAGTAATGCTTTTGGAACAATCTGGTCCTTTTAAAATAGAAGGCAAAAGAGTTAAATACTTGGTGGGGCACATCCTTGAAGTGTAGTTTAGCTTGTGGTCTGTGATCTGTATTATAATTGCTTTGATGGCTGCCTTCCTTTTACAATATTTCTAACTTAACTTTTTCTCTTAGTGGATGAATTGGACCTGTGCAATTCTCTGGTGGGTAAAGATGATAAAAGGAGGTTCACGGTTATCAGACATTCCAATGGTTCAAGAGCTCAGGAGGAATCTAAACCCAGACGTTATTTTCCTTTCCAACAAGGGCATCCATTTGTTGCCACAATTAGGGTAGGAGCAGAAGGGATCCAGATGACAGTTGATGGCAAACACATAACATCCTTTGCTTATCGCGAAGtaatgttctttctttcttggatTACTTCTGAAATCTAGGAAACAACTGCTGGTTCATTTGGACTTAATTGTTTccttggtccccccccccccccactctctctctctctctctctctctttcagaGTCTGGAACCATGGCTTGTCAGTGAATTGAGGATTTCTGGAGACCTGAAGTTAATTTCTGTGCTAGCTAGTGGTTTACCGACTTCAGAGGATTTAGATCATATTGTCGATTTAGAAGCACTCAAATCAGCTCCTCttcctcataaaaaaaaattggatctcTTTATTGGTGTCTTCTCTACCGCTAACAATTTCAAGCGTAGGATGGCTGTTCGTAGAACGTGGATGCAGTATTCTGCAGTGCGGTCAGGAGCTGTTGCTGTGCGCTTTTTTGTTGGTCTGGTGAGCATCAGTCAGACACTGCTTCTACTATCATTGTTTGTGACGATGACAATCATGTTGCAAAACTAGTGTTGTAAGAATTATGAGGCCTTGTGCAGTAGTACACTTGTATGCTGTACAGAGCTTCTGGTAGTCTTGAATCCTTTTCAATGtaaatttctttttgatttGTAAAGAATCAGTAGCTCTGAACTTAAAGAAAATTGTATCTCTTGAAGCAAATATTAAAATCTGCAACATGGTGCAGCATAAAAACCTTATGGTGAACGAGGAACTCTGGAACGAAGCAAAGACATATGGGGATATTCAGCTAATGCCTTTTGTTGACTATTACAACCTCATTACCTGGAAAACCATAGCCATATGTATCTTTGGTGTAGGTTCTTATCTCTTCTTGTGTCCAATCTTTATTGATTTCACTTAATTTATCTTTTCCCAACAATTAGGTTTGCTATTTGCTTCAACAGACACAGGTTGTTTCGGCAAAATATGTTATGAAAACGGATGATGATGCATTTGTTCGTGTGGATGAGGTGCTCACTTCTTTAAATAGGATCAATGTGACTCGCGGGTTACTCTATGGTCTTATTAACTCAGACTCTCGACCTCATCGGAATCCTGACAGCAAATGGTATATTAGCCTGGAGGTAATTTTCTCCATCATGTCTTGTAAATCGTAGGATCATAGATTGGATTTGTGAAAATTAATTCTGTTGTTAGATTTGCATGAGTCAAGTGCACAACAACCATGCTCAAACCTGGAATGAATTTTAGGAGGCTATCTGAATCTCTTAGCTCAACCAAGTTGACAGAGTCTTATTGCTATTTGAGAATCTCTAGTATAAGCCGTACACATGCTTAGCTAAtaattgcgacctagtggttgcgGGTTCATGGAAACCGCCTCTCCGTGAAGCAGCAGGGGTAATGCTGCTTACAtaatgacccttcccagacccccGCAGTGACGGGAGTCTCAtgtactgggtacgccctttttttaattaaccAATTACAATCTGCTGTCCTATGACTCCACTTAAGCCAATTTTTgcaatattaaaaatatttactaaaaa
The nucleotide sequence above comes from Telopea speciosissima isolate NSW1024214 ecotype Mountain lineage chromosome 3, Tspe_v1, whole genome shotgun sequence. Encoded proteins:
- the LOC122656601 gene encoding beta-1,3-galactosyltransferase GALT1-like — protein: MKKWSGGVLIASLFGLLILRYGVMKNPLGESLLSNPFSTNKSNPLEWVRGVPPAVQNPENASQVVSAARLAAGLFPWRNFSSEEQRCLQTWNHLNHLINYTEGLPNAMGAVKEAAMAWDSLMASSEEEGLGSMNESSHPKTKEKQCPYFLNIMNATEPGDSGYKLQIPCGLIQGSSITIIGTPNGLLGNFQIDLTGAPLPGEPEPPRVLHYNVRLHGDKITEDPVIVQNTWTVAHDWGEEERCPSPVPNNNKKVDELDLCNSLVGKDDKRRFTVIRHSNGSRAQEESKPRRYFPFQQGHPFVATIRVGAEGIQMTVDGKHITSFAYRESLEPWLVSELRISGDLKLISVLASGLPTSEDLDHIVDLEALKSAPLPHKKKLDLFIGVFSTANNFKRRMAVRRTWMQYSAVRSGAVAVRFFVGLHKNLMVNEELWNEAKTYGDIQLMPFVDYYNLITWKTIAICIFGTQVVSAKYVMKTDDDAFVRVDEVLTSLNRINVTRGLLYGLINSDSRPHRNPDSKWYISLEEWPEETYPPWAHGPGYVVSHDIAKAVNKRHKKGRLKMFKLEDVAMGIWIAEMKKEGLDVRYEKEERVYSNGCNHGYVVAHYQGPREMLCLWQKLEEGKGAKCCGDR